The following are encoded together in the Microscilla marina ATCC 23134 genome:
- a CDS encoding DUF4255 domain-containing protein gives MVHEAIEFLKTALNNYLLQKIPDSTVTAPRVDYPKIDTDPPVFNLRTVNLMLINLEEERVLRPADPYAQVSSDGTHGSVSPPLSVILTLLFSAKFTDYQAALKHLSYTMQFFQSNHLFTPEDFPGMPDGIDKLTVEFQSLNNAQKNEIWSSLKVAYLPSVVYKLRMLVYQEDSTSSDTLVTQTSNQNTLLR, from the coding sequence ATGGTACACGAAGCGATCGAATTTTTAAAAACCGCACTAAACAACTATCTGTTACAAAAAATTCCAGATAGTACAGTGACTGCCCCCAGGGTTGACTACCCTAAAATTGACACTGATCCGCCAGTGTTTAATTTAAGAACGGTCAACCTAATGTTGATTAACCTGGAAGAGGAGAGAGTGCTCAGACCTGCCGACCCTTATGCCCAGGTGAGTTCTGATGGAACCCACGGCTCTGTAAGCCCTCCCTTGAGTGTGATATTGACTTTGCTGTTTTCTGCCAAATTTACCGATTATCAGGCAGCCCTCAAGCATTTGTCATATACTATGCAGTTCTTTCAGTCAAACCACCTGTTTACCCCCGAAGACTTTCCTGGAATGCCGGATGGCATAGACAAACTCACTGTAGAGTTTCAGTCGTTGAACAATGCCCAAAAGAACGAAATATGGAGTTCTTTGAAGGTAGCTTACCTGCCCTCTGTAGTATATAAGCTGAGAATGCTTGTTTATCAAGAAGATAGCACAAGTTCGGATACTTTAGTTACTCAAACCAGCAATCAAAATACCTTGTTGCGATGA
- a CDS encoding phage tail sheath family protein, whose protein sequence is MDYNVPGVYVEEVSTLPPSVAGVATAIPAFVGYTEKALDKNGVALPADEVVVKRIDTLLEYEQFFGSQPKHARFALEDGVLKRKAATGSSDAGELHSHLMYYALRMFFDNGGGSCYIASVGRYAAAATTADAISADDIQSGIDKLEEFDEPTLVVLPDAVNLAEADYYASCVKVLNQCNDLKDRFGIFDVLSADTDASGFRQNIGSNHLKYGAAYTPYLQTSLSYQYDDADVDVGKAFFEYNSGANGFVVSYIASNAGGITPKIAVTNTADAGATTDFTVVEDGATISLTIAAASDAQASNVVSDWAAFSGSTGGYSIALVGDGTKNVASKASANMTNPTRSLAEIKDSYTALYNQVKNSLREQRVVLPPSTAVAGIYASVDRDRGVWKAPANVSIASLIEPTRTITNTQQGRLNVDATSGKSINVIRSFSGRGSLVWGARTLAGNDNEWRYVNVRRLFTYMQESIQKSTSFVVFEPNTATTWLKVKGLVESFLYGLWQQGALAGSTPESAYFVNVGLGKTMNSQDILEGKLIVEVGAAASRPAEFVVLRFMHKLQES, encoded by the coding sequence ATGGATTACAACGTACCTGGTGTGTATGTAGAAGAAGTTTCTACCTTACCTCCTTCAGTAGCAGGGGTTGCCACCGCTATACCAGCCTTTGTAGGCTACACCGAAAAAGCCCTGGATAAAAACGGGGTAGCACTTCCAGCCGATGAAGTGGTAGTAAAAAGAATAGATACTTTGTTGGAATATGAGCAGTTTTTTGGCAGCCAACCAAAGCACGCCAGGTTTGCTCTGGAAGACGGGGTACTCAAAAGAAAGGCAGCTACTGGTAGCAGTGATGCAGGTGAATTGCATTCACACCTGATGTATTATGCGTTGCGCATGTTTTTCGACAATGGTGGCGGCAGTTGCTACATTGCATCGGTAGGCAGGTATGCTGCGGCTGCTACTACAGCTGATGCTATTTCGGCAGATGATATACAAAGCGGTATTGACAAACTCGAAGAGTTTGACGAGCCTACTTTGGTGGTATTGCCCGATGCGGTAAACCTTGCCGAGGCAGATTATTATGCCAGTTGTGTAAAAGTACTTAACCAGTGCAATGACTTGAAAGACCGTTTTGGTATTTTTGATGTATTGAGCGCTGATACTGACGCCAGCGGGTTCAGACAAAACATTGGCAGCAACCACCTCAAGTATGGAGCTGCTTATACCCCTTACCTCCAAACATCATTGAGTTATCAGTACGACGATGCTGATGTAGATGTAGGAAAAGCTTTTTTTGAATATAACAGTGGTGCCAATGGTTTTGTGGTATCATACATAGCATCAAACGCGGGAGGAATTACTCCTAAAATTGCCGTAACCAATACTGCAGATGCGGGTGCTACTACTGATTTTACGGTAGTTGAAGATGGCGCTACCATTAGTTTAACCATTGCAGCTGCTTCGGATGCCCAAGCCAGTAATGTAGTAAGTGATTGGGCAGCGTTTAGTGGGAGCACTGGAGGCTATAGCATTGCATTGGTAGGAGACGGAACTAAAAACGTTGCTTCTAAAGCTTCGGCTAATATGACCAATCCCACCCGCTCTTTGGCAGAGATCAAAGACTCCTATACTGCTTTGTACAACCAGGTAAAAAACAGCCTGAGAGAGCAGAGAGTAGTACTGCCCCCAAGTACTGCCGTAGCGGGTATTTATGCATCGGTTGACCGCGACCGTGGGGTATGGAAGGCGCCCGCCAACGTAAGCATTGCGTCTTTGATTGAACCCACCCGCACCATTACCAACACTCAACAAGGACGTCTCAATGTAGATGCTACCTCGGGTAAGTCTATCAACGTAATTCGTAGTTTTTCGGGACGTGGTTCATTGGTATGGGGCGCGCGCACCTTGGCGGGCAACGACAACGAGTGGAGATATGTAAATGTAAGGCGTTTGTTTACTTACATGCAAGAGTCTATTCAAAAGTCTACCTCTTTTGTAGTGTTTGAACCCAACACCGCTACTACCTGGCTCAAGGTAAAAGGTTTGGTAGAAAGCTTCTTGTATGGGCTTTGGCAACAAGGGGCGCTGGCAGGTTCTACGCCTGAATCGGCTTATTTTGTCAATGTAGGTTTGGGCAAAACAATGAATAGTCAGGATATTTTAGAAGGCAAGCTCATTGTAGAAGTAGGCGCTGCGGCAAGCCGTCCTGCTGAGTTTGTGGTTTTACGCTTTATGCATAAACTGCAGGAGTCGTAA
- a CDS encoding phage tail protein, which yields MALTKEQIKNNYPLPSYNYRVSIDGTTVAFSQVSGLKVAYETTTYKESAVGGDAPGPVVMRMPAQSSEITITLQKGIVRGKSIALYNWINSIQTNLVDKKDVNIELCDENGAAVFVWKVINAFPTGLDAPTFDANSNDASIESLTLLADRVTMEEL from the coding sequence ATGGCATTAACAAAAGAACAAATTAAAAATAACTATCCTTTGCCCTCATACAATTACCGGGTATCAATTGATGGTACCACCGTTGCCTTTTCTCAGGTATCGGGCCTGAAGGTAGCGTATGAAACCACCACCTACAAAGAGAGTGCAGTGGGAGGCGACGCGCCCGGACCAGTGGTAATGCGGATGCCCGCCCAAAGCTCAGAAATCACGATTACTTTGCAAAAAGGCATTGTAAGAGGTAAAAGTATTGCGTTGTACAACTGGATCAATTCTATTCAAACCAATTTGGTAGACAAAAAAGACGTGAACATTGAGTTGTGCGACGAAAACGGTGCCGCAGTATTTGTCTGGAAAGTGATCAATGCTTTTCCTACAGGCTTAGATGCACCCACTTTTGATGCTAACTCTAACGATGCCTCTATCGAAAGCCTTACACTCCTGGCTGACCGGGTAACTATGGAAGAGCTGTAA
- a CDS encoding phage tail protein, with amino-acid sequence MAISKKDIAANYPLPAYNYRVQIGAESYGFAKVSGLSLKYDTVSYRHGFSFAEGTHHLLGILQPVNLSLQRGVVRQGSLLLAWISTPIQQDITVNLCDEDGKPQVSWWVQNALPTAYEAGDFDVNTQEVAIETLSLVSDNMRVTYHQSGQTGGAKGNIFSDLF; translated from the coding sequence ATGGCAATTAGTAAAAAAGACATAGCAGCCAACTACCCATTACCTGCTTATAATTACAGGGTGCAAATTGGTGCAGAAAGTTATGGTTTTGCCAAAGTATCGGGCTTGAGCCTAAAGTATGACACGGTAAGTTACCGACATGGCTTTAGCTTTGCCGAAGGCACCCATCACTTGCTGGGCATTTTGCAACCTGTAAACCTAAGTTTGCAGCGGGGCGTAGTGAGGCAAGGCAGTTTGTTGCTCGCCTGGATAAGTACGCCTATACAACAAGACATTACGGTGAACTTATGCGACGAGGATGGTAAGCCCCAAGTGAGCTGGTGGGTGCAAAACGCCCTGCCTACGGCTTATGAAGCAGGCGACTTTGATGTAAATACCCAAGAGGTGGCAATAGAAACCTTATCGTTGGTGTCTGACAACATGCGGGTCACTTACCACCAATCGGGGCAAACCGGTGGAGCCAAAGGAAATATTTTTTCAGATTTATTTTAA
- a CDS encoding phage tail protein: protein MINDKTGTPKLTMNGAPLQAFNFLVSFLGVGSITAPNPLDIRFQRVSGIGLNGTMNSERIGGRQVRLPEFPTHENLTLERGYVVGSPLRLEIEAKFADLEFQPRNVLVVLFDTKGSPMVSWLFYNAVPTRWAMGELNASQSGVFIETIELSYTRFQPISL from the coding sequence ATGATCAACGACAAAACTGGTACTCCAAAGCTTACTATGAATGGTGCCCCGTTGCAAGCCTTCAATTTTTTGGTGTCTTTTCTAGGGGTGGGTTCCATCACGGCGCCCAATCCACTAGACATTCGTTTTCAGCGGGTGTCAGGCATTGGGCTCAACGGCACTATGAATAGCGAACGCATTGGTGGCAGGCAAGTACGTTTGCCTGAGTTTCCTACCCACGAAAACCTCACCCTGGAGCGAGGCTATGTGGTGGGCAGCCCATTGCGACTCGAAATAGAAGCAAAATTTGCCGACTTAGAGTTTCAGCCGCGCAATGTATTGGTTGTCCTGTTTGATACTAAAGGTTCTCCGATGGTGTCTTGGTTATTTTACAATGCAGTGCCTACCCGTTGGGCAATGGGTGAACTCAATGCCAGCCAGAGCGGGGTTTTTATCGAAACCATAGAACTATCTTATACTCGTTTCCAACCTATTTCTTTGTAG
- a CDS encoding DUF5908 family protein, producing MAVEIKELIIRAVAVEEPGQVGGAAAPAEDQMAEANAQLVQACVREVLKVLERKSSR from the coding sequence ATGGCAGTAGAAATCAAAGAATTGATTATAAGAGCAGTAGCGGTAGAAGAGCCCGGGCAAGTGGGCGGTGCTGCAGCTCCTGCCGAAGATCAAATGGCAGAAGCCAACGCCCAATTGGTGCAGGCGTGTGTAAGAGAAGTATTAAAAGTATTGGAACGCAAATCATCCCGTTAA
- a CDS encoding CIS tube protein, which translates to MADKPNILKLDHLKIESYEDAARTKKLANQNVFDRPVSVKDFSQFYGTRYRQKKGLGLNKKKTPDTSTTKGDKKTLSAAKNQVVGSEKPHLKFDIVLDNTVVFRSDMGYKQSVSVVAQVNEFLETCYKSDKVTPYYLKITWGESTFDCVLQTSAITYSLFDRSGTPLRAKITATFLVENVEGEPSERAGKAQVNKQHSVKKGDSLPMIAVAAYGSLAFLLPLARYNGVKHLREVKPGTTLDLPTLDELKNFFI; encoded by the coding sequence ATGGCTGATAAACCAAATATACTCAAGTTAGACCACCTCAAAATTGAGTCTTACGAAGATGCCGCCCGAACAAAAAAACTGGCTAATCAAAATGTTTTTGACCGTCCCGTAAGTGTCAAAGATTTCTCACAGTTTTATGGCACGAGGTATCGTCAGAAAAAAGGCCTGGGGCTGAATAAGAAAAAAACACCTGATACATCAACTACAAAGGGTGACAAAAAGACTTTAAGCGCAGCCAAGAATCAAGTAGTTGGCTCGGAAAAGCCTCACTTAAAGTTTGACATTGTATTGGATAATACGGTGGTGTTTCGTTCTGACATGGGCTACAAACAAAGTGTGAGTGTGGTAGCCCAAGTAAATGAGTTTTTGGAGACATGCTATAAAAGCGACAAAGTGACTCCTTATTACCTTAAGATTACCTGGGGAGAAAGCACCTTTGATTGTGTGCTTCAAACGTCTGCCATCACATACAGCCTTTTCGACCGGAGTGGCACCCCTTTGCGGGCGAAGATCACGGCTACTTTTTTGGTGGAAAATGTGGAGGGGGAACCCTCTGAAAGAGCAGGCAAAGCTCAAGTAAATAAACAACACTCGGTAAAAAAAGGCGATTCGTTGCCTATGATCGCAGTGGCTGCTTATGGAAGCTTGGCGTTTTTGTTGCCCCTGGCGCGCTACAATGGTGTAAAACACTTGCGGGAAGTAAAGCCTGGCACTACGCTAGACCTACCCACATTAGACGAATTAAAGAACTTTTTTATATAG
- the vgrG gene encoding type VI secretion system tip protein VgrG, whose amino-acid sequence MNIPTITIWSEGQEVYYPEHPDVDIQHEVNKVPYACLSFPDGDPGKPGFILSSQSDFAPGKTLEIKIGTGESDQTTIFKGIIVKHALEASGYASLLSLELKGDCVKMTNTRKSVVHTQGNQETQKEEDVLAQVIEANGLEADLSAQTWSSHEELVQYYSSDWDFLLTRADLYGYWVVATDGKVSVVNPKDVIDANEAKYEVVYGDAGIFNLHLEINAEHQAATINTLAWDAENNDLTEKTQAEDFVAQKPAANAQSDVEGEPADPTALAEAIGNEEETLQSIVPLSVEEQKGWADGKMLKSRLAMLRGSFTLDGNAEIQPLDLVSVTGFNAQFDGNTIISGVRHRLGNDGWYTDIQFGISPDNYTKQNAIEAQNAAGLLPGIQGLQVGVVDAFEEDKQGQFRVRVKIPALGDIVWARLTSPDAGKDNRGMFFRPDEGDEVVVGFMNNDPRQAIILGSVFGAKLPPPHDPDETNAIKGIFSKAGLQLKMDDENKTLELLTSEDQYLKIEDGTVMEMKDTHGNSITMNDKGIVLKSDGDITISASGDVTIEGAKVDVK is encoded by the coding sequence ATGAACATACCTACGATTACTATATGGAGCGAAGGTCAGGAGGTGTATTATCCTGAGCACCCTGATGTAGACATCCAGCATGAGGTCAACAAAGTGCCTTATGCTTGTTTGTCTTTTCCAGATGGTGATCCGGGTAAGCCAGGATTTATACTGAGTAGCCAGTCTGATTTTGCGCCTGGTAAAACGCTTGAAATAAAAATAGGTACTGGCGAGAGTGACCAAACAACCATTTTTAAAGGAATCATTGTAAAGCATGCTCTAGAGGCAAGTGGTTATGCCTCGCTACTTTCGCTGGAGCTAAAAGGCGATTGTGTAAAAATGACTAACACCCGCAAAAGCGTGGTACATACCCAAGGCAACCAGGAAACCCAAAAAGAAGAAGATGTATTGGCTCAGGTAATAGAGGCAAACGGGCTGGAGGCAGACCTGAGTGCCCAAACCTGGAGCAGTCACGAAGAGCTTGTACAGTATTACAGCTCCGACTGGGACTTTCTTTTGACAAGAGCCGATCTTTATGGCTACTGGGTGGTGGCAACCGATGGAAAAGTATCGGTGGTGAACCCTAAAGATGTAATAGATGCCAATGAAGCAAAATATGAAGTGGTGTACGGTGATGCAGGTATTTTCAATTTACACCTGGAAATAAACGCTGAACACCAGGCAGCTACCATCAACACCCTTGCCTGGGATGCAGAAAATAATGACTTGACTGAAAAGACTCAAGCCGAAGATTTTGTAGCTCAAAAGCCTGCAGCCAACGCTCAAAGTGACGTAGAGGGTGAACCCGCCGACCCAACTGCCCTGGCGGAGGCTATAGGGAACGAAGAAGAAACCCTGCAAAGCATTGTGCCCCTAAGTGTAGAAGAACAAAAAGGTTGGGCAGATGGCAAAATGCTAAAAAGCCGCCTGGCAATGCTGAGAGGAAGCTTTACCCTGGATGGAAACGCAGAGATACAACCACTGGACCTGGTATCGGTAACTGGTTTTAACGCCCAGTTTGATGGCAACACCATCATTTCGGGGGTGCGCCACAGGCTGGGCAATGATGGCTGGTATACTGATATTCAGTTTGGGATCAGTCCAGATAATTACACGAAACAAAATGCCATAGAAGCTCAAAATGCCGCAGGTTTGTTGCCTGGCATCCAAGGCTTGCAAGTGGGCGTTGTCGATGCCTTCGAAGAAGACAAACAAGGGCAGTTTAGGGTAAGAGTAAAAATACCTGCCTTGGGCGATATTGTGTGGGCACGCCTGACCAGCCCCGATGCAGGCAAAGACAACCGAGGCATGTTTTTCAGACCAGACGAAGGCGACGAAGTGGTCGTAGGCTTTATGAACAACGATCCTCGTCAAGCCATTATTTTGGGGAGCGTGTTTGGGGCGAAGTTGCCCCCCCCACATGACCCCGACGAAACCAACGCCATCAAGGGCATTTTTAGCAAGGCGGGTTTGCAATTAAAAATGGACGATGAAAACAAAACCTTAGAACTGTTAACCTCCGAAGATCAATACCTGAAAATAGAAGACGGGACAGTCATGGAGATGAAAGATACCCACGGTAACTCTATCACCATGAATGACAAGGGCATTGTGTTGAAAAGTGACGGTGATATAACCATCAGTGCCAGTGGCGATGTAACTATAGAAGGAGCGAAAGTGGATGTGAAGTAG
- a CDS encoding GPW/gp25 family protein — protein MSNSKSPFLGTGWGFPPQFVAGGKYLTTTQSVENVHKSVLILLQTNVGERVMLEDFGGSLVNFQFEQVSTRLLEDIKDHVASTIEINEPRVRLDNVEVEQDTQLEGRLLVQLQYTIRSSNSRFNLVYPFYVTEPLT, from the coding sequence ATGAGTAACAGCAAATCACCTTTTTTGGGAACAGGCTGGGGGTTTCCGCCCCAGTTTGTCGCAGGTGGTAAATACTTGACTACCACCCAAAGCGTAGAAAATGTACATAAGAGCGTGCTTATTCTTTTGCAAACGAATGTAGGCGAAAGGGTAATGCTGGAAGATTTTGGCGGAAGCCTTGTCAATTTCCAGTTTGAGCAAGTAAGTACGCGCTTATTGGAAGACATCAAAGACCACGTGGCGAGTACTATAGAAATAAACGAGCCCAGGGTGCGCCTCGACAATGTAGAGGTAGAACAAGATACCCAACTGGAAGGACGCTTGCTGGTGCAGCTTCAGTATACCATCAGAAGCTCCAACTCAAGGTTTAACCTGGTGTATCCTTTTTATGTAACCGAACCTTTGACGTAG